One stretch of Streptomyces sp. MMBL 11-1 DNA includes these proteins:
- a CDS encoding DUF4097 family beta strand repeat-containing protein, with protein MPSFDTPEPVSAVIELDAGTARITAGKRTDTVVEVLPGNGSDEDDVRAVQQTQVSCSGGRLTIRTPKKRTLFGKPGSVVVSVELPAGSDVRGTSALGGFFCEGPLGEVRLRTSLGDLQVDEAAGAELRTDHGDIRLARSTGDAEVIGSGRVEVGAVAGAAVVKNGNGATLIDEVGGELKANAANGDISVGVAHGSVVAKSANGRIEVGVAHAGVDATSSNGRIRVGDVTRGRIALRTSVGDVEVGIHEGTAAWLDLNPKFGTVRNSLGAAAGPEGSDETVEVHARSGAGDIIVRRA; from the coding sequence ATGCCTTCTTTCGATACCCCCGAGCCGGTCTCCGCCGTCATCGAGCTGGACGCCGGCACCGCCCGCATCACCGCGGGCAAGCGCACCGACACGGTCGTCGAGGTGCTGCCGGGCAACGGATCCGACGAGGACGACGTGCGTGCCGTGCAGCAGACCCAGGTCTCCTGCTCGGGTGGCCGTCTCACCATCAGGACCCCCAAGAAGCGGACCTTGTTCGGCAAGCCGGGCTCCGTCGTGGTGAGCGTCGAACTGCCCGCGGGGTCCGATGTGCGCGGCACCTCCGCGCTGGGCGGCTTCTTCTGTGAAGGGCCTCTCGGCGAGGTGCGGCTCAGGACCTCGCTCGGCGACCTCCAGGTGGACGAGGCGGCCGGTGCCGAGCTCCGGACCGACCACGGCGACATCCGGCTGGCCCGCTCCACCGGGGACGCCGAGGTCATCGGCTCGGGCCGGGTCGAGGTCGGCGCCGTCGCCGGGGCGGCAGTCGTCAAGAACGGCAACGGCGCGACCCTGATCGACGAGGTGGGCGGGGAGCTGAAGGCCAACGCGGCCAACGGCGACATCTCCGTGGGCGTCGCGCACGGCAGCGTCGTCGCCAAGTCCGCCAACGGGCGGATCGAGGTCGGCGTGGCCCACGCCGGGGTCGACGCGACCTCCTCCAACGGCCGCATCCGTGTCGGAGACGTGACCCGCGGCCGCATCGCCCTGCGTACCTCCGTCGGCGACGTCGAGGTGGGCATCCATGAGGGCACCGCCGCCTGGCTCGACCTGAACCCCAAGTTCGGCACCGTACGCAACTCGCTCGGCGCCGCCGCCGGGCCGGAGGGATCCGACGAGACCGTCGAGGTGCACGCCCGGAGCGGGGCCGGCGACATCATCGTCCGCCGCGCCTGA
- a CDS encoding ABC transporter ATP-binding protein, translated as MASVTFDKASRVYPGSTKPAVDQLEIDIADGEFLVLVGPSGCGKSTSLRMLAGLEDVNGGAIRIGDRDVTHLPPKDRDIAMVFQNYALYPHMSVADNMGFALKIAGINKTEIRAKVEEAAKMLDLTDYLDRKPKALSGGQRQRVAMGRAIVREPQVFLMDEPLSNLDAKLRVSTRTQIASLQRRLGITTVYVTHDQVEALTMGDRVAVLKDGLLQQVDSPRNMYDRPANLFVAGFIGSPAMNLVEVPITDGGVKFGNSVVPVSREALTAAADRGDTTVTVGIRPEHFDIVEHGGAAAKSLTKDASDAPAGLAVSVNVVEELGADGFVYGGAQVAGEHKDLVVRVGGRAVPEKGTELHVVPRPDELHVFATSTGERLTN; from the coding sequence ATGGCCAGTGTCACGTTCGACAAGGCTTCTCGCGTCTACCCCGGCTCCACGAAGCCGGCCGTGGACCAGCTCGAGATCGACATCGCGGACGGTGAGTTCCTCGTCCTCGTCGGTCCCTCCGGTTGTGGCAAGTCGACCTCCCTGCGCATGCTCGCGGGTCTTGAGGACGTCAACGGCGGTGCGATCCGCATCGGTGACCGCGACGTCACGCACCTGCCGCCGAAGGACCGGGACATCGCCATGGTGTTCCAGAACTACGCGCTCTACCCGCACATGTCCGTCGCGGACAACATGGGCTTCGCGCTGAAGATCGCCGGTATCAACAAGACCGAGATCCGGGCGAAGGTCGAAGAGGCCGCCAAGATGCTGGACCTCACCGACTACCTGGACCGCAAGCCGAAGGCGCTCTCCGGTGGTCAGCGTCAGCGTGTGGCGATGGGCCGGGCCATCGTGCGTGAGCCGCAGGTCTTCCTCATGGACGAGCCGCTGTCGAACCTCGACGCCAAGCTCCGTGTCTCGACCCGTACGCAGATCGCCTCGCTGCAGCGCCGCCTCGGCATCACCACCGTGTACGTCACCCACGACCAGGTCGAGGCCCTCACCATGGGCGACCGGGTCGCGGTGCTGAAGGACGGGCTGCTCCAGCAGGTCGACTCGCCGCGCAACATGTACGACCGCCCCGCGAACCTCTTCGTCGCCGGCTTCATCGGCTCCCCCGCGATGAACCTCGTCGAGGTCCCGATCACCGACGGCGGCGTGAAGTTCGGCAACAGCGTCGTCCCGGTCTCCCGCGAGGCGCTCACCGCCGCCGCGGACCGCGGTGACACCACCGTCACGGTCGGCATCCGCCCCGAGCACTTCGACATCGTCGAGCACGGGGGCGCCGCCGCGAAGTCGCTGACCAAGGACGCCTCGGACGCGCCGGCCGGTCTGGCCGTCTCCGTCAACGTGGTCGAGGAGCTCGGCGCCGACGGCTTCGTCTACGGTGGCGCGCAGGTCGCCGGCGAGCACAAGGACCTGGTCGTCCGCGTCGGCGGCCGTGCCGTTCCGGAGAAGGGCACGGAGCTGCACGTCGTCCCGCGCCCGGACGAGCTGCACGTCTTCGCGACCTCCACCGGCGAGCGTCTCACCAACTGA
- a CDS encoding toxin-antitoxin system HicB family antitoxin, which translates to MDLNPYVDNLRRELAVAADASGDEARALAERLSAPLESAVRLTLLNVLSAAMGDVTRELAPGSVDVRLRGLDPEFVVTPPPVPESVREEPEAVVAPVVAASPAGEADEGTMVRINLRLPAHLKGRAESAAAAEGLSVNAWLVRAVSVALDGGGRAGAPGRGKEPGGRGGFTGWVR; encoded by the coding sequence ATGGACCTCAACCCCTACGTCGACAATCTCCGGCGGGAACTCGCCGTCGCCGCGGATGCCAGCGGCGACGAAGCCCGCGCCCTGGCCGAGCGGCTCAGTGCTCCTCTGGAGTCCGCCGTCCGGCTGACCCTGCTCAACGTGCTGTCCGCGGCCATGGGCGACGTCACCCGGGAGCTGGCTCCCGGTTCGGTCGACGTACGGCTGCGCGGGCTTGATCCGGAGTTCGTGGTGACGCCGCCCCCGGTGCCCGAGTCGGTGCGGGAGGAGCCGGAGGCGGTCGTGGCTCCCGTCGTGGCCGCGTCTCCGGCCGGGGAGGCCGACGAGGGCACCATGGTGCGGATCAACCTCCGTCTCCCCGCCCACCTCAAGGGCCGCGCCGAGAGCGCCGCGGCGGCGGAGGGGCTGTCGGTCAACGCCTGGCTCGTGCGGGCCGTGTCCGTGGCCCTGGACGGCGGGGGGCGTGCGGGTGCGCCGGGCCGGGGCAAGGAACCGGGCGGGCGCGGCGGCTTCACCGGCTGGGTCCGCTAG